The Ignavibacteriota bacterium genomic sequence ATTTTATTTTTTGTGTTTTGGTTTTCACTCAGTTTTATTTTGCTCAGCAGAAAAAATACCCATCATTTTTGATAGTGATATGGGTCCCGATTATGATGATGTCGGAGCAATTGCAATACTCCATTCATATGCTGACAGTGGATATGTAAATATTCTTGCGATTTGTGCAAGTACAAAATACGAAGGCGTTGCGGGAGTTATGAATGTTTTCAATACATATTTTGGAAGACCCGGCATATTAATCGGAGTTCCAAAAGGAAATGCGTCGATTCAAAAGGATCCGCAGAAATGGACGGACTTTATTCTTGCAAATTATCCGCATTCTATTAAAAATAATAATGAAGCAAATGACGCGGTTTCGGTTTATAGAAAAGCTCTTGCTTCGCAGGCAAACAATAGCGTAACGATAGTTACAGTCGGTTTTCTAACAAATCTTGCCGGTTTACTTAATTCACAAGCAGATGAATATTCTCCGCTTTCAGGTTTGGATTTAATAAAGGATAAAGTTGCAAAATTAGTATGTATGGCGGGCCAATTTCCAAACGGAAAAGAATTTAATTTATTTACAGATTCTGAGGCGGCGAAAATTGTTTTTGAAAATTGGCCTTCTGAAATAATTTTCAACGGGTTTGAAATAGGTGTGAATATTAAATCTGGTCTTCCATTAATTAAGAATAAAAAATTAATCATAGTCCTATAAAGACGTATTTAGTATTTGTATTCCAAAATCAATAAGTGATTCATTGGGAAGAATGAGCTGGGATGAAGTCGCCGTTATAATTGCCGTTAAAGGATATAAAGATTGGTATAATGTTGAGCATGGAAAATAATTGTTGAGGATGATGGCTCGAATAGTTGGGATAAGAACAAAGAAGGACATTATTATATTGTTCCTTCCGCTCCGTTTCCCAAAATTGAAACTTATATAAACCAATTAATACAGCATCAGCCGAATATAA encodes the following:
- a CDS encoding nucleoside hydrolase; the protein is MCFGFHSVLFCSAEKIPIIFDSDMGPDYDDVGAIAILHSYADSGYVNILAICASTKYEGVAGVMNVFNTYFGRPGILIGVPKGNASIQKDPQKWTDFILANYPHSIKNNNEANDAVSVYRKALASQANNSVTIVTVGFLTNLAGLLNSQADEYSPLSGLDLIKDKVAKLVCMAGQFPNGKEFNLFTDSEAAKIVFENWPSEIIFNGFEIGVNIKSGLPLIKNKKLIIVL